One segment of Curtobacterium poinsettiae DNA contains the following:
- a CDS encoding helix-turn-helix transcriptional regulator yields the protein MAVSEHRGTELEETYGLADGVEGSLDQFQYISAGDADVSMRGAVVDGTRTGRMRPRLEHIVFWIADGIATITTEAGDTITAIPGRPMFLSSSIVYDFDADTRKISMLHLSDRLLHRRLNSRGIYLRSPLLFDEQADDLDALRRLRETLRQTTPELVDAAVEGDTRAALNARIADAIIDTFRVRVTRNGATTPLARAVDLIHREAPTPLSLQDLVATSGMSMRGLQSAFARTYGVTPMQYLRNVRLDGARSDLEDGAATKVADIARKWQFRHLGRFARTYAERFGEQPSHTLRQRDR from the coding sequence GTGGCGGTCAGTGAACACCGCGGCACCGAGCTCGAAGAAACGTACGGCCTCGCGGATGGTGTCGAGGGTTCCCTCGACCAGTTCCAGTACATCAGCGCCGGCGATGCGGACGTGTCGATGCGCGGGGCCGTCGTGGACGGCACCCGGACAGGCCGCATGCGGCCACGCCTCGAACACATCGTGTTCTGGATCGCGGATGGCATCGCGACCATCACCACTGAAGCCGGCGACACCATCACCGCCATCCCAGGACGGCCGATGTTCCTCTCGAGCAGCATCGTCTACGACTTCGACGCCGACACCCGCAAGATCTCGATGCTGCACCTGTCCGACCGTCTGCTCCACCGACGTCTCAACAGCCGCGGAATTTACCTGCGAAGCCCGCTCCTGTTCGACGAACAAGCCGATGACCTCGACGCGCTCCGACGGTTGCGGGAAACGCTCCGCCAGACCACACCCGAACTGGTCGACGCCGCAGTCGAGGGCGACACACGGGCGGCACTGAACGCACGAATCGCTGACGCCATCATCGACACCTTCCGCGTACGGGTCACGCGGAACGGCGCGACCACACCACTCGCCCGCGCCGTGGACCTGATCCACCGCGAAGCGCCCACTCCGCTCTCGCTCCAAGACCTCGTAGCCACATCGGGCATGAGCATGCGCGGTCTGCAAAGCGCCTTCGCGCGCACCTACGGGGTCACCCCGATGCAGTACCTGCGGAACGTTCGTCTCGACGGCGCTCGAAGCGACCTCGAGGACGGCGCCGCGACGAAGGTCGCGGACATCGCCCGGAAATGGCAGTTCCGCCACCTCGGCCGGTTCGCACGGACCTACGCGGAACGGTTCGGCGAACAGCCGAGCCACACACTCCGACAGCGAGACCGCTGA
- the dnaB gene encoding replicative DNA helicase produces MPIAHLEPAPQDYAERGMERTPPHDMLAEQSTIGGMLLSKDAVADVIETARGVDFYVPKHEVIFDAILSLYSHGEPTDVIAVTDELTKTGLLSRAGGAEYLHSVTSMVPTAANAGYYAGIVAEKAVLRRLVDAGTRIVQMGYASEGEVTDLVNSAQAEVYNVAGGVQTEDYVPLTDAISAALDEIEAAKGRDGQMTGVPTGFAQLDGLTNGFHPGQLIIVAARPALGKSTLALDLCRAAAIKHDQTAAFFSLEMGRAEIAMRLLSAETSVPLQNMRKGTVDSRDWTTIAQTRGRINDAPFFIDDSPNMTLVEIRAKCRRLKQQHNLKLVVIDYLQLMTSGKKVESRQQEVSEFSRALKLMAKELQVPVIALSQLNRGPEQRADKKPAISDLRESGSIEQDADMVILLHRESAYEKDNPRQGEADLIVAKHRNGPTDTITVAFHGMFSRFVDMPQ; encoded by the coding sequence GTGCCGATCGCACATCTTGAGCCCGCACCGCAGGACTACGCGGAGCGCGGCATGGAACGCACCCCGCCGCACGACATGCTCGCGGAGCAGTCGACCATCGGCGGCATGCTCCTGTCGAAGGACGCCGTCGCCGACGTCATCGAGACCGCCCGCGGTGTGGACTTCTACGTCCCCAAGCACGAGGTCATCTTCGACGCGATCCTGTCGCTCTACTCGCACGGTGAGCCCACCGACGTCATCGCCGTCACCGACGAGCTGACCAAGACCGGTCTGCTGTCCCGTGCCGGCGGCGCCGAGTACCTGCACAGTGTCACGAGCATGGTGCCGACCGCCGCGAACGCCGGTTACTACGCCGGCATCGTCGCCGAGAAGGCCGTCCTCCGTCGCCTGGTCGACGCCGGCACCCGCATCGTGCAGATGGGCTACGCGTCGGAGGGTGAGGTCACCGACCTCGTGAACAGCGCGCAGGCCGAGGTCTACAACGTCGCCGGTGGTGTGCAGACGGAGGACTACGTCCCGCTGACCGACGCCATCTCCGCCGCGCTCGACGAGATCGAAGCCGCCAAGGGCCGCGACGGCCAGATGACCGGCGTGCCGACCGGGTTCGCGCAGCTCGACGGCCTGACGAACGGCTTCCACCCCGGACAGCTCATCATCGTCGCCGCCCGCCCCGCCCTGGGGAAGTCGACCCTCGCGCTCGACCTGTGCCGCGCCGCCGCGATCAAGCACGACCAGACCGCCGCGTTCTTCTCGCTCGAGATGGGTCGCGCCGAGATCGCGATGCGTCTGCTCTCCGCCGAGACCAGCGTGCCGTTGCAGAACATGCGCAAGGGCACCGTGGACTCCCGCGACTGGACCACCATCGCCCAGACCCGCGGCCGCATCAACGACGCCCCGTTCTTCATCGACGACTCCCCCAACATGACGCTCGTCGAGATCCGCGCCAAGTGCCGTCGACTCAAGCAGCAGCACAACCTGAAGCTCGTGGTCATCGACTACCTGCAGCTGATGACCTCGGGCAAGAAGGTCGAGAGCCGCCAGCAAGAGGTCTCCGAGTTCTCGCGTGCCCTGAAGCTGATGGCCAAGGAGCTCCAGGTCCCCGTCATCGCCCTGTCGCAGCTGAACCGTGGTCCCGAGCAGCGTGCCGACAAGAAGCCGGCGATCTCCGACCTCCGTGAGTCCGGCTCCATCGAGCAGGACGCCGACATGGTCATCCTGCTGCACCGCGAGTCGGCGTACGAGAAGGACAACCCGCGTCAGGGTGAGGCGGACCTGATCGTGGCGAAGCACCGGAACGGACCGACGGACACCATCACCGTGGCGTTCCACGGGATGTTCTCGCGGTTCGTCGACATGCCGCAGTAG
- the rplI gene encoding 50S ribosomal protein L9, producing MSKLILTHEVSGLGSAGDVVDVKNGYARNYLIPQGFAVAWSKGGEKQVESIRAARTARELATIEEAQDLKMKLENATITLSVKAGKDGRLFGSVRPGDVADAVQAQGVGSLDKRKVEVPATIKTVGDHEATVRLREDITAVISLKVVAAK from the coding sequence ATGTCGAAGCTCATCCTCACCCACGAGGTCTCCGGCCTCGGTTCCGCCGGTGACGTCGTCGACGTCAAGAACGGCTACGCCCGCAACTACCTCATCCCCCAGGGCTTCGCTGTCGCGTGGTCCAAGGGCGGCGAGAAGCAGGTCGAGTCGATCCGTGCAGCGCGTACCGCGCGCGAGCTCGCCACCATCGAAGAGGCACAGGACCTCAAGATGAAGCTCGAGAACGCGACCATCACCCTGTCGGTCAAGGCCGGCAAGGACGGTCGTCTGTTCGGCTCCGTTCGTCCGGGCGACGTCGCTGACGCCGTCCAGGCGCAGGGCGTCGGCTCGCTCGACAAGCGCAAGGTCGAGGTCCCCGCGACCATCAAGACCGTCGGTGACCACGAGGCCACCGTGCGCCTGCGCGAGGACATCACTGCCGTGATCTCGCTCAAGGTCGTCGCTGCCAAGTAG
- the rpsR gene encoding 30S ribosomal protein S18, protein MAGKSTGDRRKPRGKGGKNAAPAKSIKVGVIDYKDVATLRKFISERGKIRARRITGVSVQEQRLIARAVKNAREMALLPYAGSGR, encoded by the coding sequence ATGGCTGGAAAGAGCACCGGCGACCGCCGGAAGCCTCGCGGCAAGGGCGGCAAGAACGCTGCTCCCGCGAAGTCGATCAAGGTCGGCGTCATCGACTACAAGGACGTTGCGACCCTTCGCAAGTTCATCTCGGAGCGTGGAAAGATCCGCGCCCGTCGCATCACCGGCGTCTCCGTCCAGGAGCAGCGCCTCATCGCCCGTGCCGTGAAGAACGCCCGTGAGATGGCGCTCCTCCCCTACGCCGGCTCCGGCCGCTGA
- a CDS encoding single-stranded DNA-binding protein, giving the protein MAGETVITVVGNLTADPELRYTQNGLAVANFTIASTPRTFDRQANEWKDGDALFLRASVWREFAEHVAGSLTKGSRVIAQGRLRQRSYQDREGQQRTSIELEVDEIGPSLRYATAQITRAAGGSGGGRGQVGGGGNAPAGNGGGNWNNNGGGQSDAPWSPQGGQQGGGNAQSNDVWSTPGGNFDDETPF; this is encoded by the coding sequence GTGGCCGGCGAAACCGTCATCACGGTGGTGGGCAACCTCACCGCGGACCCCGAGCTGCGCTACACGCAGAACGGGCTCGCCGTGGCGAACTTCACCATCGCGTCGACCCCTCGCACGTTCGACCGTCAGGCGAACGAGTGGAAGGACGGCGATGCGCTGTTCCTCCGCGCGAGTGTGTGGCGCGAGTTCGCCGAGCACGTGGCGGGGTCGCTGACGAAGGGCTCGCGCGTCATCGCGCAGGGTCGTCTGCGTCAGCGTTCCTACCAGGACCGTGAGGGCCAGCAGCGCACGAGCATCGAGCTCGAGGTCGACGAGATCGGCCCGTCGCTCCGCTACGCGACCGCACAGATCACCCGCGCAGCGGGTGGCAGTGGCGGCGGTCGTGGCCAGGTCGGCGGTGGCGGCAACGCCCCCGCGGGCAACGGCGGCGGCAACTGGAACAACAACGGTGGCGGTCAGTCGGACGCGCCCTGGTCTCCCCAGGGCGGCCAGCAGGGTGGCGGCAACGCACAGTCGAACGACGTGTGGAGCACCCCCGGTGGCAACTTCGACGACGAGACCCCGTTCTGA
- the rpsF gene encoding 30S ribosomal protein S6 translates to MHQYELMAILDPEIDERTVAPSLDKFLAVIRNAGGTVDNVDVWGRRRLAYEIAKKSEGIYAVVDFTSSPEAAKELDRQLGLSEAVLRTKVLRAEEGIAQVAAQKQRDEARAARKAANASATATASAE, encoded by the coding sequence ATGCACCAGTACGAACTGATGGCGATCCTCGACCCCGAGATCGATGAGCGCACCGTCGCTCCCAGCCTGGACAAGTTCCTGGCCGTGATCCGCAACGCGGGTGGCACCGTCGACAACGTGGACGTCTGGGGCCGTCGCCGGCTCGCTTACGAGATCGCGAAGAAGTCCGAGGGCATCTACGCCGTCGTCGACTTCACGTCGTCGCCCGAGGCCGCCAAGGAGCTCGACCGTCAGCTCGGTCTCTCCGAGGCCGTGCTCCGCACGAAGGTCCTCCGCGCTGAAGAGGGCATCGCGCAGGTCGCCGCCCAGAAGCAGCGTGACGAGGCTCGCGCGGCCCGCAAGGCCGCCAACGCCTCAGCAACCGCGACCGCGAGCGCCGAGTAA
- a CDS encoding CCA tRNA nucleotidyltransferase, translating into MQSVAQAVERLDALATTEPVDLLARAFADAGHELALVGGPVRDAFLGRPVTDLDFTTDARPDDILRIVEPIASATWDVGRQFGTIAARVAGEQVEITTYRSDVYDGETRKPEVAFGDTIEDDLLRRDFTVNAMALRLPARELVDVHGGVEDLLAARLRTPQTAVVSFRDDPLRMMRAARFTSQLGFTVDDDVRAAMQELVASIDIVSAERVRDELVKLLNTDDPVPGLRLLVDTGLAERFLPELPEMRLEVDEHHHHKDVYEHSLTVLEQAIGYEAERHAGDPPDTVLRLAALLHDIGKPATRKLEPGGAVSFHHHDLVGSKMAKKRLRALRFDNDTIAAVSRLIELHLRFFGYTEGAWTDSAVRRYVRDAGPQLERLHELTRSDVTTRNRRKADRLAFAYDDLEDRIKTLSEQEELESIRPDLTGDDIMRILDIPPGRAVGEAYRFLLEARMDEGPLGPETAEERLREWWSARGDASA; encoded by the coding sequence ATGCAGTCCGTTGCCCAGGCCGTCGAACGACTCGACGCACTCGCCACCACCGAGCCCGTCGACCTCCTCGCTCGGGCCTTCGCCGACGCCGGACACGAACTCGCCCTCGTCGGCGGCCCCGTCCGTGACGCGTTCCTCGGCCGTCCGGTGACCGATCTGGACTTCACCACCGACGCCCGGCCGGACGACATCCTGCGGATCGTCGAACCCATCGCGAGCGCCACCTGGGACGTCGGTCGGCAGTTCGGCACCATCGCCGCACGGGTCGCCGGCGAGCAGGTCGAGATCACCACGTACCGCAGTGACGTCTACGACGGCGAGACCCGCAAGCCCGAGGTCGCGTTCGGCGACACCATCGAGGACGACCTGCTCCGTCGCGACTTCACCGTCAACGCGATGGCCCTGCGACTGCCGGCCCGCGAGCTCGTCGACGTGCACGGCGGGGTCGAGGACCTGCTCGCCGCGCGGCTCCGGACGCCCCAGACCGCGGTCGTCTCGTTCCGCGACGACCCCCTGCGGATGATGCGCGCCGCACGGTTCACCTCCCAGCTCGGCTTCACCGTCGACGACGACGTGCGGGCCGCGATGCAGGAGCTCGTCGCGTCGATCGACATCGTGTCCGCCGAGCGGGTCCGCGACGAGCTGGTCAAGCTGCTCAACACGGACGACCCGGTCCCCGGCCTCCGGCTGCTCGTCGACACCGGGCTCGCCGAGCGGTTCCTGCCCGAGCTGCCCGAGATGCGGCTCGAGGTCGACGAACACCACCACCACAAGGACGTCTACGAGCACTCGCTCACCGTGCTCGAGCAGGCCATCGGGTACGAGGCCGAGCGGCACGCCGGGGATCCCCCGGACACCGTGCTCCGGCTCGCGGCGCTGCTGCACGACATCGGCAAGCCGGCGACGCGCAAGCTCGAGCCCGGCGGCGCCGTGAGCTTCCACCACCACGACCTGGTCGGCTCGAAGATGGCGAAGAAGCGCCTCCGCGCCCTCCGCTTCGACAACGACACCATCGCCGCGGTGTCCCGCCTGATCGAGCTGCACCTGCGCTTCTTCGGGTACACCGAGGGCGCCTGGACCGACTCCGCCGTCCGCCGCTACGTCCGCGACGCCGGACCCCAGCTCGAACGGCTCCACGAGCTCACCCGATCGGACGTCACCACCCGCAACCGCCGCAAGGCCGATCGGCTGGCGTTCGCCTACGACGACCTCGAGGACCGCATCAAGACCCTGTCCGAGCAGGAGGAGCTCGAGTCGATCCGTCCGGACCTGACGGGCGACGACATCATGCGGATCCTCGACATCCCGCCGGGGCGTGCCGTGGGCGAGGCCTACCGGTTCCTGCTCGAGGCCCGGATGGACGAAGGGCCCCTCGGACCGGAGACGGCCGAGGAGCGCCTGCGCGAGTGGTGGAGCGCCCGAGGCGACGCCAGCGCCTGA
- a CDS encoding murein biosynthesis integral membrane protein MurJ: protein MQMLRTTLAAAASTLVALGLVVAPVATDHASAAEMSAAKSHVADPAAADTGKATISIAPANRGVVQRDQDLTLSVTVTNDTDAALPAGTAEFDIFRSVSTRDVLASWLSDTTTTGYLGAPMDSVDIPAIPAHRSITIDSVEIVSGNVALGGYSSFGARRIAAEYTAGDAFAVDRSAITWYPDFEQAPVSVSVAMPITVPKSTDGILTAPVLAAATSVDGTLTQQLDAAEDHNVAVAVDPRIIASVRILGDNAPSSAITWLQRLEALRNETFALSYADADVTGLRQAGSDGILSPISLDQSVKSENFPGAETPAPTPTATPGQTSSPAPTAASSDGTTADDGADEAQETLPTTESLLDFPYSMDSIAWPTEGTVSSADLPALERAGTKTTIVSSGNTSAGADTTITASEKIGDDHVLVSDQSMSSMLRRAANATDRQTWSSTMSELTATLATSARAATATGPILLTLGREWPSDSARLSQALDALESTAWVAPADLSTASKAVAGSLTLASASTGEARVDQLQRLVRGEQGLSAFATILGDPNQLTAPARLRLLALASNAWRDDDQGLAAAVEARTAAWAKSTTEVGIVDSSSLTLLGDRSSLPVSIRNSSAYPVTVHLSVQPSNSALRVVRNDIVVEIQPDSSTRATVPVQSVANGKVELTMSLSSPTGVAVAEPATVELNVQAQWETVITAVAAIALIGIFGFGIFRSIRKRIRRRNGEIDDEDDDPNRPLAVQPTIGGAQAATNQPGGADHPSGAAPAPSVAASTAGLATAAPGAAPTAAPPAAVHQDPLQDAIARAGAEPRLPSDATRSTVADDRDPEEPTISASQPQPDVDAEPVAERSLGRASAMLAAGTMLSRILGFAKTFVLAYAIGQTQSPAADAFAVSNQLPNNIYALIAGGLLSAVLIPQIVRAMKQHTDGGTAYVNKIVTLGGSLFIVIALVATLIAPLLVQVYAQTASGEGKGFTPGQIDLAVAFAFWCLPQILFYAMYSLLGEVLNAKQVFGPFTWAPLINNVISIAGLVVFIAMFGGRAANSGVDDWTPLKIAVLAGSATLGVLAQAAFLPFFWRRAGLSFRPDFRWRGVGLKSTGTAAGWLFAMILVTQLAGIVQSRVASLGSGAAGNAVLQNAWLLFMLPHSIITVSIATAYFTRMSHDAERGDLGAVRKNLSLSLRIVGLFTVFASIALMVVAVPFGRMFSNTFDGALSIGAVLLAYMPGLVLFSMLFIIQRVFWAMHDHRTPFLMQCVQSVLFVIGALAVTTLPNEAIGVAIAACTTLAGTAQTIVALVLVRKRLGGIEGPVVTRSHVQFVIAALIAGVAGLLVVNFFGSFSASGFAMADFTGALITLVLAGAVMAGVYFGALVVAKNGEIGNAVRMLRSKLGR, encoded by the coding sequence ATGCAGATGCTCCGCACCACGCTCGCCGCAGCCGCGTCGACCCTCGTCGCGCTCGGCCTGGTCGTCGCGCCCGTCGCCACCGATCACGCCTCGGCCGCCGAGATGTCCGCAGCCAAGAGCCACGTCGCCGATCCGGCCGCTGCAGATACGGGCAAGGCGACCATCTCCATCGCCCCCGCGAACCGCGGCGTCGTCCAACGCGACCAGGACCTCACCCTGTCGGTCACCGTCACGAACGACACCGACGCAGCACTGCCGGCCGGTACCGCGGAGTTCGACATCTTCCGCTCGGTGAGCACGCGCGACGTCCTGGCGAGCTGGCTCAGCGACACCACCACGACGGGTTACCTCGGCGCCCCGATGGACTCCGTGGACATCCCGGCGATCCCAGCGCACCGTTCGATCACCATCGACTCGGTCGAGATCGTCTCCGGCAACGTGGCGCTCGGCGGGTACTCCTCGTTCGGTGCCCGGCGCATCGCGGCCGAGTACACGGCGGGCGACGCCTTCGCCGTCGACCGCTCCGCCATCACCTGGTACCCGGACTTCGAACAGGCCCCGGTCAGCGTCTCCGTCGCCATGCCGATCACCGTGCCGAAGTCGACCGACGGCATCCTCACCGCCCCCGTGCTGGCCGCGGCGACCTCGGTGGACGGCACGCTCACGCAGCAGCTCGACGCGGCCGAGGACCACAACGTCGCCGTGGCGGTGGACCCGAGGATCATCGCCTCGGTCCGGATCCTCGGCGACAACGCTCCGTCGAGCGCGATCACCTGGCTGCAGCGTCTCGAAGCACTGCGCAACGAGACCTTCGCGCTGTCCTACGCCGACGCCGACGTCACCGGCCTGCGCCAGGCCGGGTCCGACGGCATCCTGTCGCCGATCTCCCTCGACCAGTCCGTCAAGTCCGAGAACTTCCCGGGCGCCGAGACCCCGGCGCCGACTCCGACGGCCACACCGGGGCAGACCTCGTCACCGGCCCCCACCGCGGCCTCGAGCGACGGCACCACGGCCGACGACGGCGCCGACGAGGCGCAGGAGACCCTGCCGACCACGGAGTCCCTGCTCGACTTCCCGTACTCGATGGACTCGATCGCCTGGCCCACCGAGGGAACGGTGTCCTCCGCCGACCTGCCGGCCCTCGAGCGGGCCGGCACGAAGACCACCATCGTCTCGAGCGGCAACACCTCGGCCGGCGCGGACACCACCATCACCGCGTCCGAGAAGATCGGCGACGACCACGTGCTCGTCTCGGACCAGTCGATGTCGTCGATGCTCCGTCGAGCGGCGAACGCCACCGACCGGCAGACCTGGTCGTCGACGATGTCCGAGCTCACCGCGACGCTGGCCACCTCGGCCCGGGCAGCAACCGCCACGGGGCCGATCCTGCTCACCCTCGGGCGCGAGTGGCCGTCCGACTCCGCGCGGCTCAGCCAGGCGCTGGACGCCCTCGAGAGCACCGCCTGGGTCGCCCCGGCCGACCTCTCCACCGCTTCGAAGGCCGTCGCCGGGTCACTCACGCTCGCGAGCGCGTCCACCGGCGAGGCCCGCGTCGACCAGCTCCAGCGACTGGTCCGAGGGGAACAGGGGCTCTCCGCGTTCGCGACGATCCTCGGCGACCCGAACCAGCTGACCGCCCCGGCCCGGCTCCGTCTGCTCGCACTCGCCTCGAATGCGTGGCGCGACGACGACCAGGGACTCGCCGCCGCGGTCGAGGCGCGCACGGCCGCCTGGGCGAAGAGCACCACCGAGGTCGGGATCGTCGACTCGAGCAGCCTCACCCTGCTCGGCGACCGGTCGTCCCTGCCCGTGTCGATCCGCAACAGCTCCGCCTACCCGGTCACGGTGCACCTGTCCGTGCAGCCGTCCAACTCGGCGCTGCGGGTGGTCCGCAACGACATCGTGGTCGAGATCCAGCCCGACTCCTCCACCCGCGCCACCGTCCCCGTGCAGTCGGTCGCGAACGGCAAGGTCGAGCTGACGATGTCGCTCTCGAGCCCGACCGGCGTCGCCGTCGCCGAGCCCGCGACCGTCGAGCTGAACGTGCAGGCCCAGTGGGAGACGGTCATCACCGCGGTCGCCGCGATCGCCCTGATCGGCATCTTCGGCTTCGGCATCTTCCGCAGCATCCGCAAGCGCATCCGCCGCCGGAACGGCGAGATCGACGACGAGGACGACGACCCGAACCGCCCCCTGGCGGTCCAGCCGACGATCGGGGGCGCGCAGGCGGCGACCAACCAGCCTGGAGGCGCGGATCACCCCTCCGGAGCGGCCCCCGCACCCAGCGTGGCCGCGTCCACTGCCGGGCTGGCGACCGCAGCGCCGGGTGCAGCGCCGACCGCTGCGCCGCCCGCTGCGGTGCACCAGGACCCCCTGCAGGACGCCATCGCACGCGCCGGAGCCGAGCCGCGCCTCCCGTCCGACGCCACACGCAGCACCGTCGCGGACGACCGCGACCCCGAGGAGCCGACCATCAGCGCCAGCCAGCCCCAGCCCGACGTCGACGCCGAGCCGGTCGCCGAGCGCAGCCTCGGTCGGGCGAGCGCGATGCTCGCCGCCGGCACGATGCTGTCGCGCATCCTCGGCTTCGCGAAGACCTTCGTGCTGGCGTACGCGATCGGTCAGACGCAGTCACCGGCGGCGGATGCGTTCGCGGTCTCCAACCAGCTCCCGAACAACATCTACGCGCTGATCGCGGGTGGCCTGTTGTCCGCCGTGCTCATCCCGCAGATCGTCCGTGCGATGAAGCAGCACACCGACGGTGGCACGGCCTACGTCAACAAGATCGTGACGCTCGGCGGTTCCCTGTTCATCGTCATCGCCCTCGTGGCGACCCTGATCGCCCCGCTGCTCGTGCAGGTGTACGCGCAGACCGCTTCAGGCGAGGGCAAGGGGTTCACGCCCGGTCAGATCGACCTCGCGGTGGCGTTCGCGTTCTGGTGCCTTCCGCAGATCCTCTTCTACGCGATGTACTCCCTGCTCGGCGAGGTCCTGAACGCCAAGCAGGTGTTCGGCCCGTTCACGTGGGCGCCGCTCATCAACAACGTCATCTCGATCGCCGGGCTGGTGGTCTTCATCGCCATGTTCGGTGGCAGGGCCGCGAACTCCGGCGTCGACGACTGGACTCCGCTCAAGATCGCCGTCCTCGCCGGCAGTGCGACCCTGGGCGTGCTCGCTCAGGCCGCCTTCCTGCCGTTCTTCTGGCGCCGGGCTGGCCTGAGCTTCCGACCCGACTTCCGCTGGCGCGGCGTCGGCCTGAAGTCGACGGGCACGGCGGCCGGGTGGCTCTTCGCGATGATCCTCGTCACCCAGCTGGCGGGCATCGTGCAGTCGCGCGTCGCATCGCTCGGATCCGGTGCCGCGGGCAATGCGGTGCTCCAGAACGCGTGGCTGCTCTTCATGCTGCCGCACTCGATCATCACGGTCTCCATCGCGACCGCGTACTTCACACGGATGAGCCACGATGCCGAACGCGGCGACCTCGGCGCCGTCCGGAAGAACCTGTCGCTCTCGCTGCGGATCGTCGGACTGTTCACGGTCTTCGCCTCCATCGCACTGATGGTCGTCGCCGTTCCGTTCGGACGCATGTTCTCCAACACCTTCGACGGGGCACTGTCGATCGGCGCGGTCCTGCTGGCCTACATGCCGGGGCTCGTGCTCTTCAGCATGTTGTTCATCATCCAGCGCGTCTTCTGGGCGATGCACGACCACCGCACGCCGTTCCTCATGCAGTGCGTCCAGTCGGTGCTGTTCGTGATCGGCGCCCTCGCGGTCACCACGCTCCCGAACGAGGCGATCGGTGTCGCGATCGCAGCGTGCACCACACTCGCGGGCACCGCGCAGACGATCGTCGCCCTGGTCCTCGTCCGCAAGCGGCTCGGTGGCATCGAAGGACCGGTGGTCACCCGGTCGCACGTGCAGTTCGTCATCGCCGCGCTCATCGCGGGCGTCGCGGGACTCCTCGTCGTGAACTTCTTCGGGTCGTTCTCGGCGAGCGGCTTCGCGATGGCCGACTTCACCGGAGCGCTCATCACCCTCGTCCTCGCCGGCGCGGTGATGGCGGGCGTGTACTTCGGAGCCCTCGTCGTCGCGAAGAACGGCGAGATCGGCAACGCCGTCCGGATGCTCCGCAGCAAGCTCGGCCGCTGA
- the trxB gene encoding thioredoxin-disulfide reductase, giving the protein MRQLIIIGSGPAGFTAGIYAARAELKPLIVASSVETGGELTKTTEVENFPGFPEGIQGPDLMIKMQEQAEKFGAEVLYDDAVSVDLTGKVKKVTVGSGETYEALAVIYATGSAYRHLGLADEERLSGHGVSWCATCDGFFFRQKNIAVVGGGDSAMEEATFLTRFADKVTVIHRKDSLRASKIMQDRAMNDPKIEFAWNKEVTGITGDSAVEGVTLKDTVTGEESELALDGLFIAIGNDPRTHLIHGQIDIAPEGTIAVQGRSSKTNLPGVFAAGDVIDPTYRQAITAAGSGTVAALDAEKYLAELDDALTDEAEGVAPAEPAMVDVIAARA; this is encoded by the coding sequence ATGCGCCAGCTCATCATCATCGGTTCCGGCCCGGCCGGGTTCACCGCCGGCATCTACGCAGCGCGCGCAGAGCTCAAGCCGCTCATCGTCGCTTCCAGTGTCGAGACGGGCGGTGAACTCACCAAGACGACCGAGGTCGAGAACTTCCCCGGCTTCCCCGAGGGGATCCAGGGCCCTGACCTCATGATCAAGATGCAGGAACAGGCCGAGAAGTTCGGCGCCGAGGTCCTGTACGACGACGCCGTCTCCGTCGACCTCACCGGCAAGGTCAAGAAGGTCACGGTCGGCTCCGGTGAGACGTACGAGGCCCTCGCGGTGATCTACGCCACCGGCTCGGCGTACCGTCACCTCGGCCTCGCCGACGAAGAGCGCCTGTCCGGCCACGGTGTCTCGTGGTGCGCGACCTGCGACGGCTTCTTCTTCCGCCAGAAGAACATCGCCGTCGTCGGCGGTGGCGACTCCGCGATGGAAGAGGCGACGTTCCTCACCCGCTTCGCCGACAAGGTGACGGTCATCCACCGCAAGGACTCCCTGCGTGCATCGAAGATCATGCAGGACCGCGCGATGAACGACCCGAAGATCGAGTTCGCGTGGAACAAGGAGGTCACCGGCATCACGGGCGACTCCGCGGTCGAGGGCGTGACGCTCAAGGACACCGTGACGGGCGAGGAGTCCGAGCTCGCGCTGGACGGCCTGTTCATCGCGATCGGCAACGACCCGCGCACGCACCTGATCCACGGCCAGATCGACATCGCGCCCGAGGGCACGATCGCCGTCCAGGGTCGCTCGTCGAAGACCAACCTGCCGGGCGTCTTCGCCGCCGGTGACGTCATCGACCCGACCTACCGTCAGGCCATCACGGCTGCCGGTTCGGGCACGGTCGCCGCGCTCGACGCCGAGAAGTACCTCGCCGAGCTCGACGACGCACTGACGGACGAGGCCGAGGGCGTCGCCCCGGCGGAGCCCGCCATGGTCGACGTCATCGCCGCCCGGGCCTGA